Proteins from one Asterias rubens chromosome 21, eAstRub1.3, whole genome shotgun sequence genomic window:
- the LOC117304840 gene encoding steroid 17-alpha-hydroxylase/17,20 lyase-like, with protein MVTEILLFVVTFLLLRFLSQCWRAEDGTGRRKNPPPCPRGFPLLGNMSVFLGCREPIYTVLQKLSEEHGDILGLTVCGKKFVVLGSSEAIREAFVRHAVDFAGRPYMFSVSLLTRKNCGIAFSDYSPAWMEHRKSATSALRLSLKQGPSTTSSPGTRSIAETTILKEVSHLVSNISLNLGSPFEPSRILTEALINTVCNLTFGCRYSPNDPEMDAFVFANHKLNEIFKPGHPLDLFPFLKIFPSKRMRTIQEIVTTRDAILQAQYREHLETFHPDNIRDITDAFLKSMKFLNENHPSDDVTMTEDHVIMSMWEIFAGGFESTFQTLRWALAYLVHYPKVQHRLQDELDNNITGGFPTWNDRTRLPYLEATVLETLRHSSFSSLNGPHVTTCDTKLRNYDIPKGTTVLCNLWWVHHDPKNWAEPNSFRPEHFLDDNGKVFIPKHFMPFSVGARVCLGKQLATMGLFLYLGGILKHFILESPPGNQLPDLEPNYSDPIRTIREFQLVMKQRKVQHASSLPA; from the exons ATGGTGACAGAAATATTACTTTTCGTTGTGACTTTTCTCTTACTTCGTTTCCTGTCACAATGCTGGCGTGCCGAAGACGGCACCGGGCGCCGGAAGAACCCACCGCCGTGCCCACGCGGTTTTCCTCTCCTCGGTAACATGTCTGTGTTCCTCGGTTGCAGAGAGCCAATCTACACCGTGCTTCAGAAACTCTCCGAGGAACACGGGGACATCTTAGGCCTGACGGTCTGCGGTAAGAAGTTCGTTGTCCTCGGTAGCTCCGAAGCGATCCGTGAGGCATTCGTTCGGCATGCCGTGGACTTCGCCGGTCGGCCGTACATGTTCTCTGTCAGTCTGCTAACGAGGAAGAATTGTGGAATAGCTTTCTCGGACTACAGTCCGGCATGGATGGAACACAGAAAGAGTGCTACATCGGCATTACGCCTGAGCCTCAAGCAAGGACCATCTACCACCAG CTCTCCGGGTACCCGCTCTATCGCCGAGACCACCATACTCAAGGAAGTCTCGCATCTTGTCTCCAACATATCCCTCAACCTCGGCAGCCCTTTCGAACCGAGCCGAATCCTGACCGAGGCACTCATAAACACCGTGTGCAACCTGACATTCGGCTGCCGATACAGCCCGAACGATCCCGAAATGGATGCCTTCGTCTTCGCCAACCACAAATTGAATGAGATATTCAAACCAGGGCACCCCTTGGACTTGTTCCCATTTTTGAag ATATTTCCATCAAAACGCATGCGCACAATCCAAGAAATCGTCACAACACGTGATGCCATCCTCCAAGCCCAGTACAGAGAACACCTAGAGACGTTTCATCCCGACAACATCCGGGACATCACAGATGCATTTCTGAAATCAATGAAGTTTCTCAATGAAAATCATCCCAGTGATGACGTCACGATGACTGAGGATCACGTGATTATGTCCATGTGGGAGATCTTTGCTGGGGGATTTGAGTCTACTTTCCAGACCCTAAGATGGGCACTGGCGTACCTGGTTCATTACCCAAAG gtCCAACATCGGCTGCAAGATGAACTTGACAACAACATCACTGGTGGATTTCCGACTTGGAATGACCGTACCAGGCTACCGTATCTCGAGGCTACAGTTTTGGAGACATTACGTCACAGCTCATTCTCCTCACTGAATGGTCCACACGTTACCACGTGTGACACAAA GCTGAGAAACTATGACATCCCAAAGGGTACAACGGTGTTATGCAACCTGTGGTGGGTGCATCATGATCCAAAGAACTGGGCGGAACCAAACAGCTTCAGACCAG AGCATTTCCTGGATGACAATGGCAAAGTATTCATTCCGAAGCACTTTATGCCATTCTCAGTTGGGGCCCGAGTTTGCCTTGGCAAGCAGCTAGCCACAATGGGTCTGTTCCTGTACCTAGGAGGAATCCTGAAGCATTTCATATTAGAAAGCCCACCTGGGAATCAGTTGCCCGATTTGGAACCTAATTACTCTGATCCAATCAGAACGATTAGGGAGTTTCAACTGGTGATGAAGCAGCGAAAAGTCCAACATGCTTCCAGTCTTCCAGCCTGA